The genomic window CTAACGACACAACATTCAGCGGACGGATGATTGCACCGGCGGAAAAGAGCCACTGAGTCCCTTCAAAGGCGGCGCTGCGCAACGCCTCGACACGAGTTCCCAAGAAAATCGAACGAGCCAGCCAAGCCGAACCATGACTCAAGCTCCAACGGGACTCGTCAAAGCCCTTGCCGTCGCGGCTGTAGGAGAATCCTGCGGCAAAGTGGTCCAAGTTCCCGCCAATACGGAACGTTGAAATTCCATCGTCAAACTGGTAATCAGTCAATGCGCCCCACGAATCAAACGCGGAGATGCTGGCCGGGTTCCCGAAAATTCCATGCCCGCCATCAAGCGAAGCAAATTCGGACTCTCCCGGCAGATAGGCAAAGGTAGAAACAGTTGCAAATAAAATTGGGAATAGAGCTCTTTTCATAAATCACTTACAAACTAGAAAAAGAATGTGGCTACGCCAAACGCAGCAAGCGTTCCTGCAATGCCATAGTACACATTTCGCAGAGTTTGTCGCTTATCGATGCTTTTTTCGGCCGCATCACGGTCTTTTTGCGTGCGGATAGCCAAGTTGTTGTATTCGTCGGCACGGTCCGATGCCATCTTGTTTTCAATTATCCCCGCTCCGAGAAAACCCGCAGCAGCGACGAAAGCAGACACACGTGCATAACCGCGCCATGTCCAGCCTTCCTTTGCGCTTTCAGAAGCATCGGCCAGCGCCACCAAGGTCACATCCATTTCCCGGTTTTCGCGAGCCTTGAGTACCAAAGGCAAATTCTGCGTTTCGTACCCATCCAGATTCACAGTCACTGTCAAGGATTCCGGAACAACCTGTTCAAACTTGGCCGGCGAAACTAACGTTTGCGGTTGCGAAGAAATCTTCACCGAAGCCTGTTCGGGAACCGTGTTCACGAGCAGTGTAGCGAACATGCCCATCTGGATTTTCTTGAGCGTGTTTGCAGCGGCCTTCAGTTCGCCGAGGCGGGCCATCATCGCAGCGGCATCTTCCTTTTCCCGCATGAGCTTGTGCAAGTCAACATCGTATTGGAACTGCCGCGCATCGTAGGCGGAATCTGTTTCGTCTTCGGCACGGGGCGCCAGAGGGGGCAAGGTATCGGAGATAGACGCCATCTTCGCCTGGAGCGAATCCTCGAGAGCCTTGGCACTTGCCTCGACCACTTCAATGCGTTTGGAATACTCCCCATAGTCATCGCTATCCTGAGCAGTCAGTTTGGAAATATCCGGTTCCGCGGCAAAAACAAAGGATGCCAACGTCAAAAATCCCGCAAGAATTTTAAAATGCATAACATATACCTCTTTAACACTCTAAAACTAATAAAAAATGTCCATTTCCGCCCCGCCTCTGCAAATAGCAAACAATTCTATTTGCTATTTTAGATTCCAAGATTTCTGAGGGAACCCCTTTAGAAGTGTTTGAACGTAATACTAAACGGAACAATGTATGGCATCAGCAAAAAAAGAAGAAACTGATATTTTCGACCTATTAAAAGATCTCGCCAAGAACTGGCACATCATGTTGCCATGCATCATTTTGGCCGGGGCCGTCGGCGTTTTCGTCGCCATGTGGATAAGACCCGTTTATCAGGTAGACGCACTTTTGCAGATCGAATCGAAAAACAGCAAAGGCGCAAGCATGATGGCCGGCCTCGGAAGTCTTTTTGCCACAACAAGCCCCGCCGAAACCGAAATTGAGCTCATCAAGAGCAGGCAGGTTATCGGCGATGCCGTGGACAAGCTCCACCTGCAATACACCGCAACGCCCACCAGCAGGCTAAACCGACTGTTCCACCGCGAAGGCAGGATGGACATCAACCAGCTTGAAATTCCTTGGCACAAGATTCCTGAAGATGTCAAAAGAGGGCCATGGACAGCCATCGCTCTAGACGACAGCACCAACTTCGCCCTTTATGACCACAACAAGAAAAAATTGTTGGAAGGCGTTGTCGGCCACACCTATCGTTTCCCGTATGCAGGTGATACTGCGGTATTCAGCGTGTACATGATGAAAGCCAAAAAAGGCCAAAAGTTCATCGTCAGCAAGATGGACCGTTTTGACGCAATCGAAGCTTTCCGCGGAGCATTCGATGTCAAAGAAAAAGGCAAAAAGACCGGCGTTCTTGAATTCACCTATCAAGACATCTACCCGGACCGTGCTACCAAGATTTTGAACGAAGTGGCTGGCACCTACTTGCGCCAAAACGTCGAACAGCGCAATGCAGAAGCCCAGAAGACATTGGAATTCCTCGAAAAGCAGCTGCCCGAAGTCAAAGCCCAAATGGACAGTTCTCTTTTGAAATTCAACACTTACCGCAACCAAGTCGGTTCTATCGACATCAATGCCGAAACCAGAATCATTTTGGAAAACCGCACGAAATTGCAGCAAAGTCTCCTTGACTTGCAACAGAAAAAACAAAGTGCGATACGCCTATTCCAGCCGGAACACCCCACTATAAAGACCTTGGAAGAACAAGAAGCCGCCCTTAAGCGCGAATTGGCCAACAACGCCAACGCAACCAAGAAGCTCCCGGCCACGCAGCAAGAAGTTTTGAAACTCACGAACGAAGTGGACATGACGAAAATCATGTACACCACCATGCTCAACAACATCCAACAGTTGAAGCTGGTTTCGGCCGGTGAAGTCGGTTCCGTGCGCATCGTAGACTTTGCAGAAGTCGTGCCCTACCCCACCAAGCCCAAGAAAAAGGCAATCCTCTTCATCGCCTTGTTCTTCGGGTTCTTGCTTGGAGCCGCAATCGTTACATTGAAGGGCAAGCTGAGCAACGGAGTCAAGGACACCCACTTCATCGAAAGAGAAACAGGTTACAGCGTCTACGCAAAAATTCCCAAGGGCAATCCCAAGGGCACCAAGGGCTCCCGTCCCTTGGCCGTGGTGGAACCTGACGATATCGCCGTAGAAGCCCTCCGCGCACTGCGCAGTTCCCTGGAATTCAGCATGGAAGAAGGCTGCCGCCAAATCATCGGCGTAAGCGGCTTGATTCCGGGCGTCGGAAAGAGTTTTGTTTCCGTCAACCTGGCGGCACTATTTGCCGGTCTTGGGAAGAAAGTCATCCTTATCGACGCCGACCTTCGCAAAGGCCGCCTGCACAAGGAATTCGGCTTAAAGCGTCGCAAAGGTCTTTCTCAGTACTTGCTCAAAGAAGCCAATCTTGACGAGGTAATCTTTAAAACGGAAGTCGAAAATCTCGACGTACTCCCGTGCGGAGAAGTCCCGACGAACCCCTCCGAACTGTTAGGTTCCAAGCATTATACCGAACTGATTGGCGAATTGGAAAAGCAGTATGATTTGATTATCATCGACACGCCTCCTATCATGCTTGTCACAGACGCATCGCTCGCCTGCCGTTTCGCATCTCAGTTGGTCATGGTTGTGGAATACAACAAGCACAGCATCGATGCAATCCAAGACGGAATGAAGTTGCTCCTCAAGGGCAATTCTGGAGCCCACGCCAGCTTTGTCATGAACAAATACGAGCACGGGCATTCCGATGGTTACGGCTACAAATACGGGAAATATTAAAGACGTCTGATTTCATCAATGCCCTCACTTTTTTAAATGAGGGCATTGAAAATCACTAGTTTTAGCATGGCCTCTAAAAACACTATTATTGCATCCCTCTTTTGGAAATTTTTTGAGCGAATTGGAACGCAATTGATTCAGTTCGGCGTTTCCATCGCACTCGCTCGTATCCTAGCTCCAAATGATTTCGGTCTGGTCGCATTGATTACCATTTTCATCAATGTGGCAACCGTTTTCGTGCAAAGCGGCCTGAACACGGCTCTCATACAAAAGAAGAATGCCGACGACCTGGATTTCTCGACGGTATTCATTGCAAGCCTTGGCATCGCCGCATTCGTTTACGCCATTCTCTTTTTCTCTGCTCCGTTAATCTCGGACTTCTACAATCAAGAGTCGCTCACACCAGTCATCAGGGTGCTTTCGCTGACGCTATTCATAGGCGTTTTCAATTCCATCCAAAACGCCTACATTTCCAAGCACATGATGTTCAAGAAGCTGTTCTTCCGAAGCGTCGGAGCCATGCTCCCATCTGGTGCAATCGGCATCGGCTTAGCCCTGACGGGATTTGGCGTTTGGGCGCTCGTTTACCAGCAATTGAGCAACATCCTGATAGCTGTCATCATCATGTGGTTCACAGTCCCTTGGAGGCCATCCCTCAAATTTTCGGCACAGCGAATAAAAGGGTTGTTTTCTTTTGGTTGGAAGTTGCTCTGTTCTTCTCTCCTAGATGTGACATTTTCCAATTTACGTGGGCTCGTCATCGGAAAGTGCTTTACCCCTTCGGATCTGGCATACTACAATAGAGGCGACACCTTCCCCTATTTAGCGATTAACAACATCAACGCATCCATCTCGGCAGTCATGCTCCCCGCGCTATCGTCGTGCCAAGATGACAGGCCCCAGTTTAAAAAGATGATGCGCCGTTCCATCATCACCAGCACATTCATCATCATCCCGATGATGGCGGGGCTTGCGGCCATGGCGGAATCGGTCGTGAAAATCGTACTTGGTGATGCCTGGCTCCCCTGCGTTCCCTTCGTACAACTTAGCTGCATCATGTATGCGTTCTACCCCATACACACATCGAACCTGTCTGCAATCAATGCCATGGGTCGCAGCGACATATTCCTGAAACTAGAAATCATCAAAAAAATTCAAGGTTTGGCATTACTCATCGGCAGTTACCTCTATTTCAAAACCCCTATCGGTATTGCCTACGGAGCCTTGGTCGCGTCACTCATCTGCACCTTCATCAACGTCCATCCCAATAAAAAATTGATTGGCTATGGCTACTTGGAGCAAATTAAAGACATCCTTCCTTCCATTTTCTTGTCAAGTTTAATGGGGGGTGTCGTTTATGCCCTTGGCCTTATAGAAATGAACATCTATTTTAAAATTGTTTTGCAAATCATTGCCGGAATCTGTTTTTACTTCGGAATAGCAAAAATACTACATTTTGAAAGACTTGAATATCTAATTCAAACCATTAAAGAATTTAGGGAAAAGCATGGAAAATAAAGAAATTACCGTAACATCTCCTCTTCTTCCGTCTCTGGAAGACTTTGTTCCTATGCTTAAGGACATTTGGGATCGCAAGTGGCTCACAAACAACGGCCACTACCACAAGGAACTGGAAAAAGCTCTTGCCGAATACCTAGGAGTGGAATTCCTCAGCCTGTTCACCAACGGTACCCTCCCCCTCATTACCGCTTTGCAAGCCATGCGAATCACAGGCGAAGTGATTACAACGCCGTATAGCTTTGTGGCAACAACTCATTCCATCTGGTGGAACGGCCTCAAACCGGTATTTGTCGATGTCGAAGAAAAAACCGGCAATCTCGACCCTGAAAAAATCGAAGCGGCGATTACCCCGCACACCACGGCCATCATGCCGGTTCACGTATATGGCACCCCCTGCAACATGAAGCGCATTCAAGAAATCGCAGACATCTACGGGCTCAAAGTCATCTACGATGCCGCACACGCATTCGGTGTAAAAATCAACGGAGAATCCGTACTCAAAAACGGAGACATGAGCACCCTCAGTTTCCATGCGACCAAGGTGTACAACACGGTGGAAGGTGGCGCCTTGGTATGCCACGATGCCGCAACCAAAAAGCGCATTGACTACCTCAAGAATTTCGGTTTCGCCGGAGAAACTACAGTGGTCGCGCCGGGCATCAACAGCAAAATGGACGAAATCCGTTCTGCCTACGGGCTTTTGAACCTAAAGCAAGTTGACGGGGCCATTGCCAAGCGCAAAAAGATTGCCGAAACATATCGCGCCGCATTAAAAGATGTTCCGGGAATCCGCATGCTGCAAGATATCGACGGAGTACGTCACAACTATGCCTACTTCCCCATCTTTGTCGACGAAAAAGCTTATGGATTGAGCCGAGATGCGTTGTACGCAAAGCTCCAAGAGCACAACATTTACGGCCGCCGCTATTTCTACCCTCTCATCAGCACGTTCAGCGCTTACAAGGGGTTGGAATCTGCAAACCCGGCGAACCTCCCTGTGGCTCACAAACTTGCCGACCAGGTGCTTTGCCTACCCATGTTCGCCAACTTGGACGAAGAAGGCACCAGCCGCGTTATAGATGTTGTCGTCAATCGAAAATAAATTCGAGCATCCATGAAGAAGAATATTCTTGTATTTCCCTGCGGCTCCGAAATAGCGCTTGAAGTCTATCGTGCGGTCAACCATTCGACACACTTCAATCTTATTGGTGCCAATTCCGTAGACGACCACGGGAAATTTGTTTTTGAAAACTACATCGGCGGCTTACCCTTTATCACAGCTCCAAACTTCCTTGAAAAATTCAGGCAGGTTATCCGCGACAACAATATTGACGCAGTGTATCCGGCAATGGATGCCGTCATTGAGCTACTGAAAAGCAACGAAGAATTCTTAGGATGCAAAGTCGTCGCTCCCGAAACGGAAACAACCCGAATTTGCCTTTCTAAATCTAGAACATACAAAGTACTGGACGGCATCGTCAAAACTCCGAAAACATTCGCTGCGGCAGATTTGCTGCAAGCCGGCGAAAGCGTCTTTCCCGTCTTTGCAAAACCCGACATCGGTTACGGCAGCCGCGGCGCAAAGAAAATCTCCAGTGCCGAAGACCTCAAGGCACACCTGGAGCTTTATCCCTCTTGCATCCTCTCGGAATTTTTGCCTGGCAAGGAATACACCGTCGACTGCTTTACAGGCAGCAACGGGGAACTGCTTTTTGCCGCCGCACGTGAACGTTGCCGCATCATGAACGGAATCAGCGTCAACACGAAGCCTGTCAAAGAAAACGCAGAAGAATTCGTAGATTTTGCAAAGAGAATCAATTCCGCCATCAAGTTTAGCGGAGCCTGGTTCTACCAAGTCAAACGCGACGCGCAAGGCGAGCTCACACTCATGGAAGTCGCCAGCCGTTTCGGCGGGTCGTCGTCCTTGTTCCGGGCACAGGGAATTAACTTCGCGTTGATGTCCCTATTCGATGCCTTCGGCATTCCTGTATCGGTCTTGCGCAACCGCTACGACGTCATCATGGATCGTGCGTTAGACAACAAGTACAAACTGGATGTAAAATACTCCGAAGTTTTCGTTGACTTTGACGATTGCATCTACCTCGAAAAGCAGTTCGTGAACGACGCTCTGATGGCATACTTGTACCGTTGTGTCAACAATGGCATAAAAGTCACGCTTCTCTCCCGTCACGACGACATAAAACTCGGCAAACTGGACGAGTTGCTGGACAAATTGCGTATCCGCCAAGTTTTTGACCGCATCATCCATTTGGATCCAAGTCAGAAAAAGATTGATTTCATCGACAACATCGACTCGATATTCATCGACGATTCCTTCGCCGAACGAAAGGCCGTTGCTGACAAGTTCAATATTCCCGTATTCAGTTTAGATATGATAGAGGCTCTTTAATGGAAACGCCCTTCGACATCAAACGCGTACAAGACCGCCTATTGGAAATGGCAAAAGCCACGGCGAGCATCCT from uncultured Fibrobacter sp. includes these protein-coding regions:
- a CDS encoding polysaccharide biosynthesis tyrosine autokinase, whose amino-acid sequence is MASAKKEETDIFDLLKDLAKNWHIMLPCIILAGAVGVFVAMWIRPVYQVDALLQIESKNSKGASMMAGLGSLFATTSPAETEIELIKSRQVIGDAVDKLHLQYTATPTSRLNRLFHREGRMDINQLEIPWHKIPEDVKRGPWTAIALDDSTNFALYDHNKKKLLEGVVGHTYRFPYAGDTAVFSVYMMKAKKGQKFIVSKMDRFDAIEAFRGAFDVKEKGKKTGVLEFTYQDIYPDRATKILNEVAGTYLRQNVEQRNAEAQKTLEFLEKQLPEVKAQMDSSLLKFNTYRNQVGSIDINAETRIILENRTKLQQSLLDLQQKKQSAIRLFQPEHPTIKTLEEQEAALKRELANNANATKKLPATQQEVLKLTNEVDMTKIMYTTMLNNIQQLKLVSAGEVGSVRIVDFAEVVPYPTKPKKKAILFIALFFGFLLGAAIVTLKGKLSNGVKDTHFIERETGYSVYAKIPKGNPKGTKGSRPLAVVEPDDIAVEALRALRSSLEFSMEEGCRQIIGVSGLIPGVGKSFVSVNLAALFAGLGKKVILIDADLRKGRLHKEFGLKRRKGLSQYLLKEANLDEVIFKTEVENLDVLPCGEVPTNPSELLGSKHYTELIGELEKQYDLIIIDTPPIMLVTDASLACRFASQLVMVVEYNKHSIDAIQDGMKLLLKGNSGAHASFVMNKYEHGHSDGYGYKYGKY
- a CDS encoding lipopolysaccharide biosynthesis protein; translated protein: MASKNTIIASLFWKFFERIGTQLIQFGVSIALARILAPNDFGLVALITIFINVATVFVQSGLNTALIQKKNADDLDFSTVFIASLGIAAFVYAILFFSAPLISDFYNQESLTPVIRVLSLTLFIGVFNSIQNAYISKHMMFKKLFFRSVGAMLPSGAIGIGLALTGFGVWALVYQQLSNILIAVIIMWFTVPWRPSLKFSAQRIKGLFSFGWKLLCSSLLDVTFSNLRGLVIGKCFTPSDLAYYNRGDTFPYLAINNINASISAVMLPALSSCQDDRPQFKKMMRRSIITSTFIIIPMMAGLAAMAESVVKIVLGDAWLPCVPFVQLSCIMYAFYPIHTSNLSAINAMGRSDIFLKLEIIKKIQGLALLIGSYLYFKTPIGIAYGALVASLICTFINVHPNKKLIGYGYLEQIKDILPSIFLSSLMGGVVYALGLIEMNIYFKIVLQIIAGICFYFGIAKILHFERLEYLIQTIKEFREKHGK
- a CDS encoding DegT/DnrJ/EryC1/StrS family aminotransferase; this translates as MENKEITVTSPLLPSLEDFVPMLKDIWDRKWLTNNGHYHKELEKALAEYLGVEFLSLFTNGTLPLITALQAMRITGEVITTPYSFVATTHSIWWNGLKPVFVDVEEKTGNLDPEKIEAAITPHTTAIMPVHVYGTPCNMKRIQEIADIYGLKVIYDAAHAFGVKINGESVLKNGDMSTLSFHATKVYNTVEGGALVCHDAATKKRIDYLKNFGFAGETTVVAPGINSKMDEIRSAYGLLNLKQVDGAIAKRKKIAETYRAALKDVPGIRMLQDIDGVRHNYAYFPIFVDEKAYGLSRDALYAKLQEHNIYGRRYFYPLISTFSAYKGLESANPANLPVAHKLADQVLCLPMFANLDEEGTSRVIDVVVNRK
- a CDS encoding ATP-grasp domain-containing protein, yielding MKKNILVFPCGSEIALEVYRAVNHSTHFNLIGANSVDDHGKFVFENYIGGLPFITAPNFLEKFRQVIRDNNIDAVYPAMDAVIELLKSNEEFLGCKVVAPETETTRICLSKSRTYKVLDGIVKTPKTFAAADLLQAGESVFPVFAKPDIGYGSRGAKKISSAEDLKAHLELYPSCILSEFLPGKEYTVDCFTGSNGELLFAAARERCRIMNGISVNTKPVKENAEEFVDFAKRINSAIKFSGAWFYQVKRDAQGELTLMEVASRFGGSSSLFRAQGINFALMSLFDAFGIPVSVLRNRYDVIMDRALDNKYKLDVKYSEVFVDFDDCIYLEKQFVNDALMAYLYRCVNNGIKVTLLSRHDDIKLGKLDELLDKLRIRQVFDRIIHLDPSQKKIDFIDNIDSIFIDDSFAERKAVADKFNIPVFSLDMIEAL